The Salvelinus alpinus chromosome 28, SLU_Salpinus.1, whole genome shotgun sequence genome includes a window with the following:
- the LOC139556884 gene encoding tumor necrosis factor receptor superfamily member 5-like, with protein sequence MCSPGSNVHKHCTEFTSTSCVPCVDSTFLDEPNGLGLMVKQPCTPSSDTVCETLEGFYCLDPTKDGCRAAQRHSNCKPGQYISHTGSFSTM encoded by the exons ATGTGTTCACCAG GAAGTAATGTACATAAGCATTGTACTGAATTCACCAGCACCAGCTGTGTGCCCTGTGTTGATTCTACATTCCTTGATGAGCCCAATG GTTTGGGTTTGATGGTAAAGCAGCCATGTACACCTTCATCAGACACTGTCTGTGAGACACTGGAGGGGTTCTACTGTCTAGACCCAACTAAGGATGGTTGTAGAGCAGCCCAGAGACACAGCAACTGTAAACCTGGTCAGTACATCAGTCACACAG gttccttctcgacaatgtaa